A window from Pseudomonadales bacterium encodes these proteins:
- the hisI gene encoding phosphoribosyl-AMP cyclohydrolase has protein sequence MFKQLEVAPRASQVAVGDFLAALNFDQAGLIPCITQQHDSGEVLMLAWMNRASLEESLASGRLCYWSRSRQRLWRKGESSGQFQWLRELRVDCDGDALLALVEQHGVACHTGRQGCFYLRLSAQGAEVMRDPAVPVEQLYGAAKAQQESE, from the coding sequence CTGTTCAAGCAGCTCGAAGTTGCGCCACGCGCCAGCCAGGTGGCGGTCGGTGATTTTCTGGCGGCGCTCAACTTCGACCAGGCCGGGCTGATTCCCTGCATCACCCAGCAGCATGACAGCGGCGAGGTGCTGATGCTGGCCTGGATGAACCGCGCCAGCCTCGAGGAGAGTCTGGCCAGCGGTCGGCTCTGCTACTGGTCACGCTCGCGGCAGCGGCTGTGGCGCAAGGGCGAGAGCTCCGGGCAGTTCCAGTGGCTGCGCGAGCTGCGGGTCGACTGCGACGGTGACGCCCTGCTGGCACTGGTCGAGCAACATGGGGTGGCCTGCCACACCGGGCGGCAGGGCTGCTTCTATCTGCGATTGAGTGCCCAGGGCGCCGAGGTGATGCGCGATCCGGCGGTGCCGGTCGAGCAGCTCTACGGTGCGGCCAAGGCGCAGCAGGAGAGCGAGTGA
- a CDS encoding lytic murein transglycosylase, which produces MRRLLATAHALLLLVLTLPAAAEQRFNLCLDSLRQQASSQGIHGATLDLAFADISQRPEVLQKDRGGQSEFIYTFWHYLGRSVSPERVETGRNQIATHRELLEQISRQYGVPYHYLVALWGLETNFGRYLGDIPTLDALATLACDQRRSSMFGRQFVEALRLVDQGKIARESMRGSWAGAMGQVQFMPGTYALYAVDYDGNGRTDLWNDLPDVFASAANYLNRIGWKEQDRWGREVRVPRDLPWNLTGIKGWRPMSEWRRLGVRQVDGSPLPEDGRQAALLTPEGYEGPCFLVYDNFKVVMRWNASSYYALAVGHLADRLAGGPELHARPPVQTFYRRAEAVEIQQRLTILGYELGQQDGLLGGRTQTAIKQFQSLHGLPVDGYPSQPLLEQLRRLTPSLAVPVNAAIHSHGGKVATTVGE; this is translated from the coding sequence ATGCGCCGCCTGCTCGCCACCGCTCATGCGCTGCTGCTCCTTGTACTCACGCTGCCGGCCGCTGCCGAGCAGCGCTTCAACCTCTGTCTCGACTCCCTGCGACAGCAGGCCAGCAGCCAGGGCATCCACGGCGCCACCCTCGATCTGGCCTTTGCCGACATCAGCCAGCGTCCCGAGGTGTTGCAGAAGGACCGCGGTGGGCAATCGGAGTTCATCTACACCTTCTGGCACTATCTGGGGCGCAGCGTGTCGCCGGAACGGGTCGAGACCGGTCGCAACCAGATCGCCACCCACCGCGAGCTGCTGGAGCAGATCAGCCGCCAGTACGGCGTGCCCTACCACTATCTGGTGGCGCTGTGGGGACTCGAAACCAACTTCGGCCGCTATCTCGGCGACATTCCGACCCTCGATGCGCTGGCCACGCTGGCCTGCGACCAGCGCCGCAGCAGCATGTTCGGCCGCCAGTTCGTCGAAGCGCTGCGGCTGGTCGACCAGGGCAAGATCGCCCGGGAGTCGATGCGCGGCTCCTGGGCCGGCGCGATGGGGCAGGTGCAGTTCATGCCCGGCACCTATGCGCTCTATGCGGTCGATTACGACGGCAATGGCCGCACCGACCTGTGGAATGACCTGCCCGATGTCTTTGCCTCCGCCGCCAACTACCTGAACCGCATCGGCTGGAAGGAGCAGGACCGCTGGGGTCGCGAAGTGCGGGTGCCGCGCGATCTGCCTTGGAATCTGACCGGCATCAAGGGCTGGCGCCCAATGAGCGAATGGCGACGGCTCGGCGTGCGCCAGGTCGATGGTTCACCGCTGCCCGAGGATGGGCGTCAGGCTGCGCTGCTGACGCCCGAAGGCTACGAGGGGCCCTGTTTTCTGGTCTATGACAACTTCAAGGTGGTGATGCGCTGGAATGCCTCCAGCTACTACGCGCTGGCGGTCGGCCACCTCGCCGACCGGCTGGCCGGCGGGCCGGAACTGCACGCCAGGCCACCGGTGCAGACCTTCTATCGCCGTGCCGAAGCGGTCGAGATCCAGCAGCGGTTGACCATTCTGGGGTATGAGCTGGGCCAGCAGGATGGCCTGCTGGGCGGTCGCACCCAGACGGCCATCAAGCAGTTCCAGAGCCTGCATGGGCTGCCGGTCGATGGCTACCCCAGCCAGCCGCTGCTCGAACAGCTGCGCCGATTGACTCCATCGCTGGCGGTTCCCGTCAATGCGGCCATCCACAGCCACGGAGGCAAGGTCGCCACGACAGTCGGGGAGTAG
- a CDS encoding dihydroorotase, with protein MLDLLILNGRMVNEGVIGETDLAIRDGRIEAVGGDLQHRPARTTLDASGLLLLPGLIDDQVHFREPGLTHKGDMASESRAAVAGGITSFMEMPNCQPPTTSHQALLEKHRLAASKSVANYAFYFGASNQNLAEILALDTRLACGIKVFMGASTGDMLVDDPKTLEQIFANSPLLIATHCEDTPTILANEARFRQQHGEQIPIECHPLIRSEEACYRSSSLAVELAKRHGTRLHVLHLTTARELALFSAGPLADKRITAEVCVHHLFFNDGDYRNKGTLIKCNPAIKQESDRLALLQAVRDDRIDIIATDHAPHLLDEKARPYAQAPSGLPLVQDALLVLLELVQQGQLTLEQVVAKSSHRVAELFAIRDRGYLREGYHADLVLVDPLTPTEVTRTKVLSKCGWSPFEGHRFTHSIHTTLVNGQILYRRGQPVADITALPLQFRRD; from the coding sequence ATGCTCGATCTGCTGATTCTCAATGGCCGCATGGTCAACGAAGGGGTGATCGGCGAAACCGATCTGGCGATCCGTGACGGCCGCATCGAGGCCGTGGGCGGCGACCTGCAGCACCGGCCGGCGCGCACCACCCTCGATGCCAGCGGCCTGCTGCTGCTGCCCGGTCTGATTGATGATCAGGTGCACTTTCGTGAGCCCGGCCTGACCCACAAGGGCGACATGGCCAGCGAGTCGCGCGCCGCCGTGGCCGGCGGCATCACCAGCTTCATGGAGATGCCCAACTGCCAACCACCCACCACCAGCCACCAGGCGCTGCTGGAGAAGCATCGGCTGGCAGCCAGCAAGTCGGTGGCCAACTACGCCTTCTATTTCGGCGCCAGCAACCAGAATCTGGCGGAGATCCTCGCGCTCGACACCCGGCTCGCCTGCGGCATCAAGGTGTTCATGGGCGCCTCGACCGGCGACATGCTGGTCGATGATCCCAAAACACTGGAGCAGATCTTCGCCAACAGCCCGCTGCTGATCGCCACCCACTGCGAAGACACCCCGACCATCCTCGCCAACGAAGCGCGGTTCCGGCAGCAGCATGGCGAGCAGATTCCGATCGAATGCCATCCGCTGATCCGCTCCGAAGAAGCCTGCTACCGCTCCAGCTCGCTGGCGGTCGAGCTGGCGAAGCGGCACGGCACCCGGCTGCATGTGCTGCACCTGACCACGGCGCGCGAGCTGGCGCTGTTCAGCGCAGGTCCGCTCGCCGACAAGCGGATCACCGCCGAAGTCTGCGTGCACCACCTCTTCTTCAACGATGGCGACTATCGAAACAAGGGCACGCTGATCAAGTGCAACCCCGCCATCAAACAGGAGAGCGACCGGTTGGCGCTGCTGCAGGCGGTGCGCGACGACCGCATCGACATCATCGCCACCGACCACGCACCGCATCTGCTCGATGAAAAGGCCCGTCCCTACGCCCAGGCCCCTTCCGGGTTGCCGCTGGTGCAGGATGCCCTGCTGGTGCTGCTCGAACTGGTGCAGCAGGGTCAGTTGACGCTGGAGCAGGTGGTCGCCAAAAGCAGCCACCGGGTCGCCGAGCTGTTTGCGATTCGCGACCGTGGCTATCTGCGCGAGGGCTACCATGCCGACCTGGTGCTGGTCGATCCGCTGACGCCGACCGAGGTGACCCGGACCAAGGTGCTGTCGAAGTGCGGCTGGTCACCCTTCGAGGGTCACCGCTTCACCCATTCGATTCACACCACGCTGGTGAATGGCCAGATTCTCTATCGGCGCGGTCAGCCGGTTGCCGACATCACCGCGCTGCCATTGCAGTTCCGGCGCGACTGA